A genomic window from Pseudobacteroides sp. includes:
- the mraZ gene encoding division/cell wall cluster transcriptional repressor MraZ: MFSGEYQHSVDPKGRLIMPSKFREGLGEKFMITRGLDDCLFVYSMTDWESFETKLKSLPMTDNNARAFVRFFLSGATECELDKQGRILVPQNLRDYAGIDKDVAVVGVSSRVEIWDKDKWQKYICDVNANPNELAKNLTSIGLVF, translated from the coding sequence TTGTTTTCAGGTGAATACCAACACTCAGTTGATCCCAAAGGGCGTTTAATAATGCCTTCAAAGTTCAGAGAAGGACTTGGGGAAAAATTTATGATTACCAGAGGGCTGGATGACTGTTTGTTTGTGTATTCTATGACAGATTGGGAAAGCTTTGAAACCAAGCTTAAATCACTCCCTATGACAGACAACAATGCAAGAGCATTTGTAAGGTTTTTCCTTTCAGGTGCAACAGAATGTGAATTGGACAAGCAGGGAAGAATATTAGTACCACAGAATTTAAGGGATTATGCAGGAATAGATAAGGATGTTGCGGTAGTTGGCGTATCCTCCAGAGTAGAAATCTGGGATAAGGACAAGTGGCAGAAGTATATATGCGATGTCAATGCTAATCCGAATGAGCTTGCAAAGAACTTAACTTCAATCGGTCTGGTATTCTAA